The sequence below is a genomic window from Candidatus Binataceae bacterium.
CGCAGTGCTCGAGGACTAGAGATAAATGAAGCTTGGAATGGCATGGAGCCTGGGGCTGGCCAGCATTGCGTCGATGCTAGCCGCGCTTTTCATGGTGTTTGTCTACGTCCCTACCGAAGCCCAGCAGGGGTTGGTGCAGCGTATTTTCTATTTCCATCTGCCCTGCGCTTGGGTTGCTTTCCTCGCTTTTGGACTGGTTGCTGTCGCGGCTATCCTATATTTGTGGCTGGGTAGCCAGATCTGGGATGACTTGAGCTACGCGGCGGCCGAGATCGGGATGCTGTTTTGCACCCTGGTTCTCATCACCGGCTCAATCTGGGCCAAGCCTATCTGGGGCACTTGGTGGACCTGGGATTCGCGCCTGACCACGACCTTCATCTTGTGGTTGCTTTACGCCGGCTACCTGCTGTTGCGTGCATTTGCTGGCGATAGTCCCGAAGTCGCGCGCTTTGCCGCGGTCATCGGTATCGTGGGCGTGGTCGATGTACCGGTGATCATCGTTTCCGTGCGATTGTGGCGTACCATTCACCCCGCGGTGCTGCTCACCCGTCAAGGGCAACATGGGCTGCAGGATCCCCGCATGATCGCCACCTTGCTGGTGGCGTT
It includes:
- the ccsA gene encoding cytochrome c biogenesis protein CcsA, whose amino-acid sequence is MKLGMAWSLGLASIASMLAALFMVFVYVPTEAQQGLVQRIFYFHLPCAWVAFLAFGLVAVAAILYLWLGSQIWDDLSYAAAEIGMLFCTLVLITGSIWAKPIWGTWWTWDSRLTTTFILWLLYAGYLLLRAFAGDSPEVARFAAVIGIVGVVDVPVIIVSVRLWRTIHPAVLLTRQGQHGLQDPRMIATLLVALGAFSLLFVWLLWLRLRTLRLGSKIASARRRLALYEMEARV